DNA sequence from the Acipenser ruthenus chromosome 8, fAciRut3.2 maternal haplotype, whole genome shotgun sequence genome:
CTGTGGCTAACAAAATGCCATGGTTGTTTAGTGCTATAGAAGAAAGAGAACATTTTCTGCAAAGCCATTCCGTGAACCTCCCCTAGCATGTAGCTTAAATATTCTGCattcaaaaagaaaatgtaaactgTTTATCAATTTCCAGTGGATGGACACAATATTtaacaaatatttatatttatatgcaCCCTTTTCTCTAACCTCATCTTCCTCCAGGAACTTGGCCTTTTTTTCAGGACTCAAGGAACGCGACTCACTCAGAAACTTTTTCAGTGCTGAACCTGGTCCTGGAAAGAGAATAGAGAGTGTATAGAAATCATAAGCATGACATAACGAACATTAACAACATGTACTCAATCAAGACGTCTACTGTTGGTTTCTAAAACTATAACAGGGCACTGCTGTTTATTACAGATACACCACAGGTTCAGCTGATCCCTATTACCGTCAACCTAAACAGCAAGTTATTTCCTACACCATAATTCCATCTATTTATAACAGTGAAAAAAGTTTGTCAGAATAAAAAATGGCTTtaattttcaaagtcttttaagCAGGGCTTAAAGACTTTATGAACATGTGTCCCCATGTGGTGTTATGGAAAGGGGCCAAATACTGGTCTGAAGTCCTCTATATTTATCCAAAGATCCACAAGCTAACAATACCTAACTGATTTAGCCTGTTTACCAGTAGAATGCGAATTGACTTTATTGCACTATGAAAACGGGTCTGCTTTTGCTCTGTTCTACATGTTACTTATTGTATGTGACAAGCAGAGGGGTTCTTATggtaaagaaacaaaataaaccttttaGTGTTTTTCACAGTTACCTTTTGTCAGCAGTGCCTGGGGGCTGAGTCACAAAGCTAAAAATCCTTTTGGTTAATAACCAAATTGCTTTCACAATCCCAAAGGAGTGCCAAGCCCTAGCAACcaaatttgaattgtattttgtcacacttgtacttgcttgaaccaaagtcattgtatttatcttgctcttaattgtattattacttgtactgtgatacttgaaatgtatttgcttacgattgtaagtcgccctggataaataataataataataataataataataataataataataaccgggCATGCAATGCCACTCCACAGCACATGAACAGAGTGCTTGGGGAGTACAAAGCCAGTAATATTCCAGAACCTTTCAGTATGGTAAAGAATCAGTTATAAAACACTGTAGGCCCTATTGAGGGCTAATTAGTTTCTGAAtggaataaaataatttgaatattaaaatattagcAAGAAACAACCTGCAAGTAGGAGTAATTAATGaacttttgtttagtttttagatACTGTTAAAATTCCTTTACCAAaagggccttttttttttttttaaaccaatgcgCCTTGAAAAATTAATGGATAAGACATCCTCCCATTGAACAAGTGTTGAAGTATTCAGGTtgccaagccaagtttcaagtacAATGATCCAGAGAAGAGCTGCACACAAGCATCAAAGACAGAGATTTCCAAAAAAATTTTCGAGCTAGTCACGGGCTTCAAAATATGGCCAGCTGTCTCTTATAAAATATCCTAAATAGAGATCTGGAAACACAGCCCAGAAAGTACAGAGCATTGTAAactgacattttaaatgcaaCAGAATATCACCTATTCCAGCCTTTctcattgagaaaaaaaacatgacaaaagcGACATCTGTTGGACAGTTAGAGAAACACTCCCTGATCATATTTAGTGACATTTAAGTAAATGCTTACCAAATTCCAATCTATCTTGGTTGTTTGCCACAGCGTGAATAAGGCCTATTGTTCCACACGCGTTGCTTATTGTTTGTTTCATGAAATAAACCTCTGAACTGACTTCCTGGCTTTGTGATTTGATTTTCGCCTCCTCTTCTAGTCTATAGGATTCATACTAgggaaaaagagagagaaaaaaagaaaacaacggcAGCTTTTTAACCAAGAGTGTTACAGCATGGCATTTTTTAAACCGCTGTGCCACCCAAAGCTGGAAGAAAGATTTGTACGAAGGCGGTAAGGAAATAAATGTCAAAACATCAAGCAGTAGTGTTTTCTTAATGCTTGCAATCTCAACACTGAAGTATTAACCtttaatgaatatttaaaaacataaaacgtaAAGCACACTGTCACTCAGTTATATCCGGTGAGAAAACTGTCAAATGTGAGGtggcaaaaaactaaaaatctgGTTGAAATAAAGGagggatttgtttttttattcatgaaGCCTTAGCCTGAGAGGGTAGACTATCAATTTTGAAATTTAACAAAGCTGCAAACTACTGTAGGTAGTCTGTAGGAAGTGTCATGGCAATGTGTGAACTGGTTTCTACAGAACAACTGTTAATTCAACCCATAACGTCTAGTGTTTTCATTAAACTACTGAACTCTTGACTGCTGGAGGCAGTACGAGAAGTAAATACTACTGGATGTCATGATTACaaagtgtactgtactgtatataggcCTCCTCTAAATCAAACCACACACTCCACTATTTCTACTTCTAATACCAATATTTGTTATAAAGAGGATTGTTCTTGTTCCAGATTTTACCTTTTCTGTTACTGGGAAGAGGAGAAGCACTGAACAGACTGGTCTTGGGACCATACTAAGAAGATCAGGATCCAGTCCATATACATCACCAAACTGCCAAGTGGGAAGCAAGCCTAACTGTTTGAGAAACTGAACGAGAAAATCAAAACATGATGTTGTGGGAAAAAACAATGATCATTGCAAAGTTACTTCTCATACCAATTACCAGTCTTTCAAATACTGTGAATTGCCATTGAAACACTATGCTCTTTTATTAACTTTGTACTGTTATTAATGattaacaatattattttaaaaatattctcTTTCCAAAGGGTTTGTGGAATTTGAGGTTTTTTCAGCAGAAGGGAGGTCTCTGGGTAACATTTCAAAATGAGATTTgcaattccagtttttttttttttttaaggttaaacaaatattaaataaataataataataataatgataataataataataataataataacactgtggtCCATTGCATAACTTGACAAGAACTAGAAGCACATGAAACATGCACTGTACCAAAATGATTCTTCCTATTTATGACGTATTTTAGTAGTGTACTAAACAGCGAGGATATCAATACATCAAAAGAAGATTATGTACTATATCACACCCTTAAAAATCATAACCATAATGCAGTCACCAAAAAAGTTGGTGAGACTAAAGAACTGCGCAGTCCAAAGAGTGCATTTAAAAGCATTCACATGTTGCCGttacaataaacaaaagaaatgcaTGCCCCTCCTGTTTGCATTCGTATTTCCAAGTTATGCACTCACTTGATTCATAACCtgcaaaacagaacagaaaagaaaGCATTGATGTGGTCATTGTTCAAAAAAGGCAAATGAAACTGTCGcatcaattcaaaatgaatggaatgttttataaacaaaaacaagtacatACATCGGGGTTTGCTTCCAAAGGCAGCCAGCGTTGACTTTCCATTCCTGCAACTGCTTAGTTGGACTTGTTTAATTTGAAATATATGTAAAGTTCCAGGCTCTTCGGCAGCTTCGTTTGACAGTGGAACCACGCTTCCGCCTCTGTATATTGAACTTTAATTTGACACTGCAGGGTGGATAGTATACCAGCACAATAATTattggaaccttttaaaatatgaACTTCTAAACAACcaggtgtttttgtgtttatacGTTTATCAGAATACGGAATCAAGCTTGTGCTACAGTTTTCTATATATCTAACTGCCGTTTGTTTGCAAATAGAATTATTGCACCCCCTAAAGAAAATGGAAGGCTCCATGATGTCAGAGGGTAAGGGTGAGGATACCCCGAAGAGAGTGAATCAGCGAATTGATCATGCTGCCACCAGGGGGCGCTGTTTCACAAAAGTGACCTAGTCATTTCTGACtatttaatgtttacataaatCTGGAATCCTGTGGCTTACACA
Encoded proteins:
- the LOC117406816 gene encoding ubiquitin carboxyl-terminal hydrolase isozyme L3-like; the encoded protein is MESQRWLPLEANPDVMNQFLKQLGLLPTWQFGDVYGLDPDLLSMVPRPVCSVLLLFPVTEKYESYRLEEEAKIKSQSQEVSSEVYFMKQTISNACGTIGLIHAVANNQDRLEFGPGSALKKFLSESRSLSPEKKAKFLEEDESIRVTHESSAQEGQTEAPSIDEKVDLHFIAFVNVGGKLYELDGRKPFPIAHGTTTEDTFLENAAEVCKEFMARDPDELRFTVVALSKV